One window from the genome of Candidatus Chlorohelix allophototropha encodes:
- a CDS encoding glycosyltransferase family 4 protein, whose product MRILYAIMSYGPQVIASEVHSEIISHYRQNGHKVDVISLADYSGSGEVGAKAFANEAGEVKIHAIRFKRNLLRRGLRWLCGRTIRYAFFLELLWGYVIFLWKHRRDYDFIHVEAAFPLGAVVAISSLLIKLPFVVHLQGADVTRLPEYDYGYARYFMPRMLARFAFRRALGIRAISEVNEAYGLQLGANPDKMTVILLNISDNVYPSAGLDLAENKKRYQQELRERYGLNPGPILISFGRLHPVKGIDWLIKAMPEIRRRYGDINLLVCGPSRITPRFGDYRRYLEDLANKVGAKEDVVFTGKIDFSRSQDYLAGADLVIVPSLREALNKVVMEAAAVGTPSVVTRTSGVALYASKAGAAISVDPFSAEALAEGILEALPKLNEMGKQGPAFAVQYNSTRTGERLLEFYKGLLDPSKKKKTNFRLCYVAYPSSLTLKSANAIQTYTTCRELKHLNQSTEVLIPRLLSRPSRFADLEVRARHLPRLPLNYFSNFPLIKKFPWSYAERAFFALLVGFWLVIKRVSGRGYKVIYSRDVIVTYFLLRYWRKLIGAKIIYEAHDLEQRNPSRAKSLKGWLEKVDHTVMGKADGVVSLTQAFVEYATAQGYRAKNKGFTVIPDAFDDSVYRTQSQQESRKKLDIPLDAFIVAYSGLTFAYRSLDKLLEAFSIFVKQESANAYLYLVGGRPFEQEEMKAIAIKLGISERVKCVGQIAPDRVNLYLNAASLLAIPDTVTDITASPLKMFEYAAVGRPVMLPELPALQEILGQNEAFYFKRGEVTAMKEALCRAYCNLADANKLGEKGRLKVLTHTYANRARAILDFAAEIQG is encoded by the coding sequence ATGAGAATTTTATACGCCATAATGTCATACGGACCGCAGGTTATCGCCAGCGAAGTACACAGCGAAATTATCAGCCATTATCGCCAGAATGGACATAAAGTAGATGTAATTAGCCTTGCGGATTACAGTGGCAGCGGGGAAGTAGGCGCTAAAGCCTTCGCCAACGAAGCGGGCGAGGTAAAGATACATGCAATCAGGTTTAAGCGAAACCTGTTACGACGGGGTTTGCGCTGGCTTTGTGGTAGAACTATCCGATATGCCTTCTTTCTGGAACTGCTTTGGGGATATGTAATCTTTCTGTGGAAGCATCGCCGAGATTATGATTTTATCCATGTCGAAGCGGCTTTCCCATTAGGCGCAGTGGTAGCTATTAGCTCATTATTAATCAAATTGCCCTTTGTGGTGCATTTGCAGGGTGCAGATGTTACACGACTGCCCGAATACGATTACGGTTACGCCCGTTATTTTATGCCGCGTATGCTGGCGCGATTTGCCTTTCGGCGGGCATTGGGTATTCGCGCTATTTCCGAGGTAAACGAAGCCTACGGCTTGCAACTGGGCGCAAACCCTGACAAGATGACCGTTATCTTGCTCAATATCAGCGACAATGTATATCCGTCCGCTGGCTTAGATTTGGCAGAAAACAAAAAACGTTACCAGCAAGAACTTCGCGAACGTTATGGTTTAAATCCGGGACCAATCCTGATCTCGTTTGGTCGTTTGCACCCGGTAAAAGGCATTGACTGGCTGATTAAAGCCATGCCCGAAATTCGGCGACGCTATGGTGATATAAACCTGTTGGTGTGCGGTCCTAGTCGTATTACGCCACGCTTTGGGGATTATCGCCGCTATCTAGAAGATTTAGCGAATAAAGTGGGGGCAAAGGAAGATGTGGTTTTCACCGGGAAAATCGACTTCAGCCGCTCGCAGGATTATCTGGCAGGAGCCGATTTGGTAATTGTGCCTTCTTTACGGGAAGCTCTCAACAAAGTGGTGATGGAAGCGGCGGCAGTTGGAACTCCTTCGGTAGTCACACGCACCAGCGGGGTGGCTTTGTATGCTTCTAAAGCAGGGGCAGCAATCAGCGTTGACCCCTTTAGCGCGGAGGCATTGGCGGAAGGCATTCTCGAAGCCTTGCCAAAGCTCAACGAAATGGGCAAGCAAGGTCCGGCTTTCGCGGTGCAATATAACTCAACCCGCACCGGAGAACGTTTGTTGGAGTTTTATAAGGGACTCCTTGACCCGTCCAAAAAGAAAAAAACTAACTTCAGGCTTTGCTATGTAGCTTATCCCTCCAGCCTGACCTTGAAATCGGCAAACGCCATCCAGACTTATACCACTTGCCGCGAACTCAAGCACCTGAATCAAAGTACCGAAGTGTTGATACCACGCCTGTTATCACGCCCTAGCCGCTTTGCCGACCTTGAAGTTAGAGCGAGGCACTTGCCACGATTACCTCTGAATTATTTCAGCAATTTCCCGCTTATAAAGAAATTTCCTTGGAGCTACGCCGAGCGGGCTTTCTTTGCGCTACTGGTGGGTTTCTGGCTAGTAATCAAACGGGTTTCAGGGCGGGGCTACAAGGTTATCTATTCGCGGGATGTTATCGTTACTTATTTCCTTTTACGTTATTGGCGAAAACTAATCGGCGCAAAAATAATCTACGAAGCGCACGACCTAGAACAGCGCAACCCTAGCCGCGCTAAAAGCCTTAAAGGCTGGCTAGAAAAAGTAGATCACACTGTAATGGGCAAAGCCGATGGGGTAGTTTCACTGACACAAGCTTTTGTAGAGTATGCCACTGCACAGGGCTACCGGGCTAAAAACAAAGGCTTTACGGTTATCCCCGATGCTTTCGATGACAGCGTTTATCGCACACAATCGCAGCAGGAAAGTCGCAAAAAGCTGGATATACCGCTCGATGCCTTTATCGTTGCCTATAGCGGTCTTACTTTCGCTTACCGCAGTTTGGATAAATTGCTGGAAGCCTTCAGTATCTTTGTTAAGCAAGAAAGCGCCAATGCCTACCTTTACCTAGTAGGGGGTCGCCCTTTCGAGCAAGAAGAAATGAAAGCGATAGCGATAAAACTGGGAATATCAGAGCGAGTAAAATGTGTGGGGCAAATCGCGCCGGATAGGGTAAATCTGTATCTGAATGCTGCATCGTTGCTGGCAATTCCCGACACCGTAACCGATATTACCGCATCGCCGCTCAAAATGTTCGAATATGCGGCAGTAGGGCGACCTGTAATGCTACCTGAGCTACCCGCTTTGCAGGAAATTCTGGGGCAAAACGAGGCGTTTTATTTCAAGCGGGGCGAGGTGACCGCTATGAAAGAAGCATTATGCCGGGCTTATTGTAATCTGGCAGACGCAAACAAGTTGGGAGAAAAGGGCAGGTTGAAGGTGCTGACGCATACCTATGCCAACCGCGCCCGCGCTATATTGGATTTTGCAGCAGAAATTCAGGGTTGA
- a CDS encoding class I SAM-dependent methyltransferase produces the protein MLETRYNEEYFSGQISKSEEKAEVQYGRLLHYAGIGASTHPRFLDAGCGAGPALGYLQRLGFSVTGSDLVLYPLLEARKRAPQAKLVAANLENGLPFAPNSFNVVLASEVVEHLHNPAKLVEDCYRALMPGGCLIVTTPSLWDMRRFWAKARGKVWIGYQDSTHINLMTPPQVVRLFKEAGFGKVKWRSGMKPMWSRSIRKLGWSLNIPYPPIVGGGIAAVAYKGNQ, from the coding sequence ATGTTGGAAACGCGATATAACGAAGAGTATTTTTCAGGGCAAATCAGCAAGTCAGAGGAAAAAGCCGAAGTCCAATATGGGCGTTTGCTACATTACGCCGGAATCGGCGCAAGTACGCATCCTCGTTTTCTGGATGCTGGATGTGGCGCAGGTCCGGCGTTGGGTTATCTACAGCGTTTGGGCTTTAGCGTAACCGGTAGCGATTTGGTGCTATATCCGCTGTTGGAAGCTCGTAAGCGCGCCCCGCAAGCTAAGTTGGTGGCAGCAAATCTTGAGAATGGTTTGCCTTTCGCCCCCAATTCTTTCAATGTTGTGCTTGCCAGCGAGGTAGTTGAACATCTACACAATCCCGCCAAATTAGTAGAAGATTGTTATCGTGCGTTAATGCCGGGTGGTTGCCTGATTGTCACCACCCCAAGCCTTTGGGATATGCGCCGATTTTGGGCTAAAGCGCGTGGGAAAGTTTGGATTGGATACCAAGATTCCACTCACATTAATCTGATGACCCCACCCCAAGTAGTGCGCCTCTTCAAAGAAGCCGGATTCGGCAAGGTGAAGTGGCGTAGCGGCATGAAACCGATGTGGTCACGTAGTATCCGCAAGTTGGGCTGGTCGCTCAATATACCCTACCCGCCCATTGTAGGTGGGGGCATTGCAGCGGTGGCATATAAAGGAAACCAGTAA
- a CDS encoding copper resistance CopC family protein: MATRLLADSVKKQPKLILLVAALLGVCFFVFVMMPAARAEPKLIKTSPEANTYLEYNNLPVRVTLTFNEKLKADTSTFSIKREDGVDKDVIINPKVNPDNPTEMFADLPTRQELGSDRYTVTYTVVSEADSSVGAGSSQFFILPQGKSVFDLGYLFTTPSSAFTSDWKGYNYPPLGTIYFFIALLGTIVANFFYFYGRYQFFSKNRLVFTVVSQASKNLAIITSLAFVFFLCRIAVLQPFNARVFLYAIAIYFLFLIVRGAIYMSRKFPKVRAEWEALQLKNKPKKVATPVVATSNASADAGSSNSSEGEDKAADGSEKPRGLSKRGEKRRAKKK; this comes from the coding sequence ATGGCTACTAGACTTTTGGCAGATTCTGTAAAGAAACAACCCAAGCTAATACTTCTGGTGGCGGCGCTGCTGGGAGTATGTTTTTTTGTTTTTGTTATGATGCCTGCTGCCAGGGCGGAACCAAAACTAATCAAGACCTCGCCTGAAGCTAATACTTACCTTGAGTATAATAATTTACCGGTAAGGGTAACGCTTACTTTTAATGAGAAGTTGAAGGCGGATACCAGCACTTTTAGTATTAAACGCGAAGATGGCGTTGATAAAGATGTAATAATCAACCCTAAAGTTAACCCTGATAACCCTACTGAGATGTTTGCGGATTTGCCCACACGGCAAGAACTCGGCTCTGACCGCTATACGGTTACTTATACGGTTGTTTCCGAGGCAGATAGTTCGGTTGGGGCAGGTTCTTCCCAATTCTTTATTCTCCCACAGGGAAAAAGCGTTTTTGATTTAGGCTACCTCTTTACCACCCCAAGTTCTGCTTTTACCAGCGATTGGAAGGGGTATAATTACCCACCACTGGGTACCATTTACTTCTTTATTGCTTTGCTGGGTACAATTGTAGCTAACTTCTTTTATTTCTATGGTCGTTACCAATTTTTTAGTAAAAACCGCCTGGTTTTTACCGTTGTATCGCAGGCAAGCAAAAATCTGGCGATAATAACTAGCCTCGCCTTTGTATTTTTCTTGTGCCGTATTGCGGTATTACAGCCCTTCAACGCGCGTGTGTTCTTGTATGCGATTGCGATTTACTTCCTTTTCCTGATAGTTCGCGGGGCTATTTATATGTCGCGAAAATTCCCCAAGGTACGTGCTGAATGGGAAGCTTTGCAGTTGAAGAATAAGCCCAAGAAGGTAGCAACCCCAGTTGTAGCTACTTCGAATGCGAGCGCAGATGCTGGTAGCAGCAATTCCTCGGAAGGCGAGGATAAAGCTGCCGATGGTAGTGAAAAGCCACGCGGCCTTTCCAAACGCGGGGAAAAACGTCGCGCTAAGAAGAAATAA
- a CDS encoding UbiD family decarboxylase domain-containing protein, which yields MVYPLLLSLTEENSLYNGFQEYATFLEKRGLLRRIGVSVSGELEIAAIAQRACRLPEGGPALLFEKISGSEFPIMLNSYGSAERLTWAFSVGKLSQLTERVVELFKPSLSQGLGIRQFLFGESAELDKYSPRQIKSAVCQEVSEVHNPSFSQLPFLRWNASDSGVSLRRASLLYIDPTSGKQKMASTGLLIQANRQALLVEPTGDLAITKPTEAAIIIGEDPSLLAVAHAALPLEVDGLALAGFMRRVRYETVKGLKVGLDIPSGAEFVLEGILEPHSANQTETVALSSGYYHQLKGAIGFQLSAISHRRNPLWVDIISGQPPQEEAQLIRVTERMLLPFVKVVAPEIVDLNLAPGNARNGIALVSIQKSYPGQAQKVMYALWGMTRLRELKYIIVVDTDCNLHDYATVAWRVCNRVDLSRDLILVNGLLPTTDRLSRLPGMGSKIGIDSTNKLPGEVEPNQYLSASELPHKLVKLIDEKWASFGID from the coding sequence GTGGTTTACCCGCTGCTACTAAGCCTAACCGAGGAGAATAGCTTGTACAACGGTTTCCAAGAATATGCAACTTTTTTAGAAAAACGCGGTTTGTTGCGTAGGATAGGTGTATCGGTTAGCGGTGAACTGGAGATTGCCGCAATCGCTCAAAGGGCTTGCCGTTTGCCTGAAGGTGGTCCCGCACTTTTATTTGAGAAAATCAGCGGAAGTGAATTTCCGATAATGCTTAACTCTTACGGTTCGGCTGAGCGCCTCACTTGGGCTTTTAGTGTCGGTAAGTTAAGTCAGCTAACAGAGCGAGTCGTCGAGTTATTTAAACCCAGTTTGTCGCAGGGCTTGGGAATACGTCAGTTTCTCTTTGGAGAAAGTGCAGAGCTTGATAAATATAGTCCCCGACAAATCAAGTCGGCTGTTTGCCAAGAAGTCAGCGAGGTTCATAACCCCTCCTTTAGCCAGTTGCCGTTTTTACGCTGGAATGCCTCGGACTCCGGTGTATCGCTCCGACGTGCTAGTTTGCTTTACATCGACCCCACCTCTGGCAAGCAAAAAATGGCATCTACGGGGTTGCTAATTCAAGCTAATCGGCAAGCCTTGCTGGTTGAGCCTACGGGCGATTTGGCGATTACAAAACCAACCGAAGCGGCAATTATTATCGGAGAAGACCCTTCGTTATTGGCGGTTGCGCACGCGGCTTTACCCCTTGAAGTCGATGGCTTGGCATTGGCGGGTTTTATGCGGCGCGTTCGCTACGAAACTGTTAAAGGTTTAAAGGTTGGATTAGATATACCTTCAGGCGCAGAGTTTGTACTGGAAGGGATTCTTGAACCTCATTCAGCAAATCAGACAGAGACTGTGGCGCTTTCAAGCGGTTATTATCATCAGCTTAAAGGGGCGATAGGCTTTCAACTTTCGGCTATTTCACATCGGCGTAATCCTTTGTGGGTAGATATAATATCGGGGCAACCTCCGCAAGAAGAAGCCCAACTGATTCGGGTGACTGAAAGAATGTTATTGCCCTTTGTAAAGGTAGTTGCACCCGAAATCGTAGATCTTAACCTAGCGCCGGGTAATGCTCGAAACGGTATAGCGTTGGTTTCGATCCAAAAAAGTTATCCGGGGCAAGCGCAAAAGGTTATGTATGCACTGTGGGGGATGACTCGCTTACGCGAATTAAAATACATTATTGTTGTTGATACAGATTGTAATTTGCACGATTATGCGACTGTGGCGTGGCGTGTTTGCAACCGTGTTGATCTTTCTAGAGACCTTATTCTAGTAAACGGGCTTTTGCCAACAACGGATAGACTCTCGCGTTTACCCGGAATGGGTAGTAAAATTGGTATCGATAGTACGAACAAATTACCGGGGGAAGTTGAACCAAACCAGTATTTATCTGCTTCTGAGTTACCTCATAAACTGGTTAAATTAATTGACGAAAAATGGGCTAGTTTCGGTATAGACTAA
- a CDS encoding P1 family peptidase, protein MGSITDVPGIKVGQTQDLVALTGCTIILCPQGAVGGVDVRGSAPGTRETELLDPSNLVQAVHAIALCGGSAFGLAAVSGVMSWLSEHSYGFKTSHGIVPIVPAAVIYDKGLGSAEHYPDEQMGYIACTLAGTEVLEGNHGVGTGASVGKLMGVAHSMKSGVGTASSKVWLKQPELRVYTVGALVVTNAFGDVYSQNKMIGGLCDHSSGELLDTMRQLRLETSFSLQPEAGVNTTLAVVATDAPLNKAAARKLAQMAQDAISRAIRPAHTMFDGDAVFALSIAPESEKVIDPFGLSCLGAIATEVLVEAIERSVLEAHPAGGLPAATKPNRGE, encoded by the coding sequence ATGGGTTCAATAACTGATGTGCCCGGTATCAAAGTAGGGCAGACACAGGATTTAGTAGCGCTTACGGGTTGTACAATAATTTTATGCCCACAGGGGGCGGTGGGTGGTGTGGATGTAAGAGGTAGTGCACCCGGTACTCGCGAGACCGAATTGCTAGACCCTTCAAATTTGGTACAAGCGGTACATGCTATCGCTTTGTGTGGGGGTAGCGCTTTTGGCTTGGCGGCGGTTTCTGGAGTGATGTCGTGGTTAAGTGAGCATAGCTACGGTTTCAAAACCTCGCATGGCATTGTGCCGATAGTCCCGGCAGCGGTAATTTATGACAAGGGGCTAGGCTCTGCCGAGCATTATCCCGATGAACAAATGGGTTATATTGCTTGTACCCTAGCAGGAACTGAAGTGCTGGAAGGGAATCATGGGGTTGGAACCGGGGCGTCAGTCGGTAAATTAATGGGTGTAGCACATTCGATGAAAAGCGGGGTTGGCACAGCTTCTTCCAAAGTATGGCTAAAACAACCAGAATTGCGCGTTTATACTGTAGGCGCGTTGGTAGTTACAAACGCTTTCGGTGATGTTTACAGCCAGAATAAAATGATTGGCGGTTTGTGCGACCATAGCAGTGGAGAATTGTTGGATACAATGCGGCAACTCAGGCTAGAAACCTCTTTTTCGCTGCAACCTGAAGCGGGTGTCAATACCACGCTGGCGGTTGTTGCAACAGATGCACCTTTGAACAAGGCAGCCGCCCGTAAACTGGCACAGATGGCTCAGGATGCCATAAGCCGAGCTATACGACCTGCTCATACTATGTTCGATGGCGATGCCGTGTTTGCCCTCTCAATTGCTCCTGAAAGTGAAAAGGTTATTGACCCCTTTGGGCTGAGTTGTCTGGGGGCAATTGCTACCGAAGTGTTGGTGGAAGCCATAGAGCGGAGCGTATTGGAAGCACACCCGGCTGGTGGTTTACCCGCTGCTACTAAGCCTAACCGAGGAGAATAG
- a CDS encoding lysylphosphatidylglycerol synthase transmembrane domain-containing protein, translating into MGLFQKDKLKFWFGLLVGVGFLYLTFRGQELDKIGDALGKANYWWLIPALLVYFLGVFVRAIRWHYLLKPLQSIPVSRLYPVVVVGYMANNVLPVRMGEVVRAYILDRREHLSKTRSLATIVVERIMDGITMLLFIAIASFSVNLTGDIAGIERVAGAVFLLGIVVFLFLASNRRLLLAVERFVLKLLPGKIRPKLEGLADRFIDGLQVLRQWRDLLAVFALSILAWACEGAMYWFVALTFSELSLSFTAIILTLAVANLFTLVPSTPGYFGPFDFAAKQVLVGIFLIPANLAASYVILLHAALYFPVTLLGLYYWLKEHLSLKEAERERKLLEDEKKHFAHQDLLQPDAIEVTPTRNK; encoded by the coding sequence ATGGGTTTGTTTCAAAAAGATAAGCTGAAGTTCTGGTTTGGTCTACTGGTCGGCGTAGGATTCTTGTATCTCACTTTTCGGGGACAGGAATTAGATAAGATAGGCGATGCGTTAGGCAAAGCCAATTATTGGTGGCTTATACCGGCTCTTTTAGTGTATTTTCTTGGCGTGTTCGTACGCGCAATCCGGTGGCATTATCTGCTAAAACCGCTGCAAAGTATTCCGGTCAGTCGCTTATATCCGGTGGTAGTGGTTGGCTATATGGCTAACAACGTCTTACCGGTGCGGATGGGCGAAGTGGTACGCGCCTATATACTGGATCGCCGTGAGCATCTGAGTAAAACACGCTCGTTGGCGACAATCGTGGTAGAGCGTATCATGGATGGAATCACCATGTTGCTGTTTATCGCGATTGCTTCGTTCTCAGTGAACTTGACTGGCGATATTGCCGGGATCGAACGAGTCGCTGGAGCAGTTTTTCTGCTCGGCATCGTGGTGTTTCTGTTTTTAGCCAGTAATCGCCGCTTGCTTCTGGCAGTGGAGCGATTCGTTTTGAAATTACTGCCCGGCAAAATCCGCCCCAAACTTGAAGGTCTAGCCGACCGTTTTATCGATGGTTTGCAGGTTTTGCGGCAATGGCGCGATTTACTGGCGGTTTTTGCTCTGTCAATCTTGGCTTGGGCTTGTGAAGGGGCGATGTACTGGTTTGTGGCGCTGACTTTCTCAGAACTGAGCCTCAGTTTTACGGCTATAATTCTAACGCTGGCAGTGGCAAATCTGTTTACGCTAGTTCCTTCCACCCCCGGCTATTTTGGACCTTTTGATTTTGCTGCGAAACAGGTTTTAGTTGGTATTTTCTTAATTCCTGCCAATCTGGCAGCCAGCTACGTAATTTTATTGCACGCGGCGCTCTATTTCCCCGTGACTCTGCTAGGTCTATACTATTGGCTGAAAGAGCATCTTTCCCTGAAAGAAGCCGAAAGAGAGCGTAAATTGCTTGAAGATGAGAAAAAACACTTTGCTCACCAAGACCTTTTGCAGCCAGATGCGATAGAAGTAACTCCCACCCGCAATAAATAG